In Erigeron canadensis isolate Cc75 chromosome 7, C_canadensis_v1, whole genome shotgun sequence, one DNA window encodes the following:
- the LOC122606955 gene encoding FT-interacting protein 7 encodes MSKEKLVVEVLGAHNLMPKDGEGSSSAFVEVEFEGQRQRTQVKYKDLNPVWNEKLVFHVNDVSDLPYRTIEVNVFNEKKSNNSRNFLGKVRVCGTSIACEGQDDVIPQLHTLDKRSLFSHVRGEITFKLYLSSKEHAKNVDNNGGGGNGMVNNSSDVVSKKGKKFQQKSTSTTSIQSHHQQMGGQENKKMIHVTDMKKHDLKPVVMTSIPGPGGPGMNVGGGRMGMFSGVVNDYSLKETSPHLGGGLLNKDKTSSTYDLVEQMQYLYIRVVKGRDIPVMGGGEIVAEVKLGNYRGITKRVGLNNGEWDQVFAFSKDTIQSSMVEIFVKERDKDDYLGRVWFDLNEVPKRVPPDSQLAPQWYRMDDKRGERAKGGEVMVAIWFGTQADEAFSEAWHSKAANVHLDGLGSIQSKVYLSPKLWYLRVSVIEAQDVVTSDKGTSVMRYPELNVKVQVGNQVLKTRVAPAMANRSLSNPFWNEDLMFVVAEPFEDYVMLSVEDRIGPNREEVVGRVMLPVGSINRRLDSKEVASRWYNLDGRSSNPNDSMSVVRFASRIHIRATLDGGYHVLDEATMYSSDVRPTAKQLWKPHIGVLEVGILGASNLMPMKIKEGKGGTTDSYCVAKYGQKWVRTRTVVDSLGPKWNEQYTWEVFDPCTVITIGVFDNSRVDKNTAGAGGAGARDSRIGKVRIRLSTLESDRVYTHAYPLLMLHPSGVKKMGELHLAVRFSCANMPNMLHMYTMPLLPKMHYVQPLSVIQLDSLRYQAMNVVASRLGRAEPSLGREVVEYMLDHDSHMWSMRKSKANFIRLTNVLSWLVVINKVIDAMRNWHMPVYSSMFVLTFITMVLMPELIIPSILLGFAVMGLWRYRSRPRYPPHMDIRLSYAEGVHPDELDEEFDSFPTSRSADIVRIRYDRLRSVAGRIQTVVGDMATQGERFQALLSWRDPRASFLFVVICFLAAFGFYLVPIRWVVAVWGLYFLRPPRFRNKLPSSAASFFKRLPTMADSML; translated from the exons atgagtAAAGAAAAGCTTGTAGTGGAAGTGTTGGGGGCCCATAATTTGATGCCAAAAGATGGAGAAGGTTCATCATCAGCATTTGTTGAAGTTGAGTTTGAAGGTCAAAGACAAAGAACACAAGTCAAATACAAAGATTTAAACCCTGTTTGGAATGAAAAACTTGTGTTTCATGTTAATGATGTTTCTGATCTTCCTTATAGGACTATTGAAGTCaatgtttttaatgaaaaaaagtcaaacaatAGTAGGAATTTCTTGGGCAAGGTTAGAGTTTGTGGTACTAGTATTGCATGTGAAGGACAAGATGATGTCATTCCACAGCTTCACACACTTGATAAAAGATCTTTGTTTTCACACGTGCGAGGTGagattacttttaaattgtatttgTCTTCTAAAGAACATGCTAAAAATGTTGAtaataatggtggtggtggtaatgggATGGTGAATAATTCTAGTGATGTGGTTtctaaaaaaggaaagaaatttCAACAAAAAAGTACTAGTACTACTAGTATTCAAAGCCACCACCAGCAAATGGGTGgtcaagaaaacaagaaaatgaTACATGTAACTGATATGAAAAAACATG ACCTTAAGCCAGTTGTGATGACTTCTATCCCGGGCCCTGGTGGGCCCGGGATGAATGTAGGTGGAGGGCGGATGGGGATGTTTTCGGGTGTGGTTAATGATTATTCTTTGAAAGAAACAAGCCCCCATTTAGGTGGGGGCTTGTTGAACAAGGACAAGACTAGTTCAACTTATGATTTAGTGGAGCAAATgcagtatttatatataagagtGGTGAAAGGGAGGGATATTCCGGTTATGGGTGGTGGTGAAATTGTGGCAGAGGTTAAGTTAGGTAACTATAGAGGGATAACAAAAAGAGTTGGTTTGAATAATGGTGAATGGGATCAAGTATTTGCATTCTCTAAAGATACTATACAATCATCAATGGTAGAGATTTTTGTGAAAGAAAGAGATAAAGATGATTACTTGGGTCGGGTTTGGTTTGATTTGAATGAAGTGCCAAAAAGAGTGCCACCGGATAGTCAATTAGCACCACAATGGTATAGGATGGATGATAAAAGAGGTGAGAGGGCTAAAGGGGGTGAAGTTATGGTGGCTATATGGTTTGGGACTCAAGCAGATGAGGCTTTTTCTGAGGCGTGGCATTCCAAGGCTGCAAATGTGCATTTGGATGGGCTTGGGTCGATTCAATCTAAGGTATATCTATCTCCTAAACTTTGGTATTTGAGGGTTTCTGTTATTGAAGCACAAGATGTTGTTACGAGTGATAAAGGGACTTCTGTGATGAGGTATCCTGAGCTTAATGTTAAGGTACAAGTAGGAAACCAGGTTTTGAAAACTCGGGTGGCTCCGGCTATGGCAAACCGTAGTCTTTCAAACCCGTTTTGGAATGAGGATTTGATGTTTGTGGTGGCTGAGCCTTTTGAGGATTATGTGATGTTGTCTGTGGAGGATAGGATTGGGCCGAACCGTGAGGAGGTTGTGGGCCGGGTTATGTTGCCTGTTGGTAGTATAAACAGGAGGTTGGATTCAAAAGAAGTGGCTTCTAGGTGGTATAATCTTGATGGGCGTTCTAGTAACCCGAATGATTCAATGTCGGTTGTGAGGTTTGCTTCTAGAATACATATTCGGGCCACACTTGATGGCGGGTATCATGTGCTTGATGAAGCTACAATGTATAGTAGTGATGTTAGGCCTACAGCCAAACAGCTATGGAAACCTCATATTGGTGTTCTTGAGGTGGGGATTTTGGGGGCTTCTAATCTTATGCCTATGAAgattaaagaaggtaagggtgGAACAACCGATTCTTATTGTGTGGCTAAATATGGGCAGAAATGGGTCAGGACTCGTACAGTTGTGGATAGTTTGGGTCCAAAATGGAATGAGCAGTATACTTGGGAAGTGTTTGATCCTTGCACAGTCATCACAATCGGGGTTTTTGATAATTCACGGGTTGATAAGAACACTGCTGGGGCTGGTGGAGCTGGTGCCCGTGACTCCCGGATAGGAAAAGTCCGGATCCGGCTGTCTACACTCGAGTCAGATCGGGTTTACACTCATGCATATCCACTGTTGATGTTGCATCCTTCTGGTGTGAAGAAAATGGGCGAGCTTCATTTGGCTGTAAGATTCTCTTGTGCTAACATGCCCAATATGCTTCACATGTACACAATGCCTTTACTACCTAAAATGCACTATGTTCAACCCTTGTCCGTGATCCAGTTAGACAGCTTGAGGTACCAGGCTATGAATGTCGTGGCGTCTCGGCTCGGCCGGGCTGAGCCGTCTCTTGGAAGGGAGGTTGTAGAGTACATGCTTGATCACGATTCTCATATGTGGAGTATGAGGAAGAGCAAAGCTAATTTCATCCGGCTCACTAACGTGTTATCTTGGCTCGTGGTCATCAACAAGGTTATTGATGCTATGCGAAACTGGCACATGCCAGTTTACTCGAGCATGTTCGTGCTCACTTTCATTACCATGGTACTGATGCCAGAGCTTATTATCCCATCTATACTGTTGGGATTTGCGGTTATGGGACTATGGAGATACCGTTCACGCCCTCGTTACCCGCCTCACATGGATATCCGTCTCTCCTATGCGGAAGGTGTTCACCCTGACGAGTTGGATGAAGAATTTGACTCATTCCCGACTAGTAGAAGCGCTGACATTGTGAGGATCAGGTACGATAGGCTGAGGAGTGTGGCAGGGAGGATTCAGACAGTGGTTGGTGACATGGCAACTCAAGGTGAAAGATTCCAAGCATTGCTCAGCTGGAGAGACCCGAGGGCCTCGTTCTTGTTTGTGGTGATCTGTTTCTTGGCTGCTTTTGGGTTTTACTTGGTGCCTATCAGGTGGGTGGTAGCGGTTTGGGGCTTGTATTTTTTAAGGCCACCAAGGTTCAGGAACAAGTTGCCGTCA
- the LOC122608266 gene encoding probable indole-3-pyruvate monooxygenase YUCCA5: protein MFDLSEHSLPSRRCIWVNGPVIVGAGPPGLAVAACLREQGIPFVIVERADCIASLWQKCTYDRLKLHLPKKFCQLPKLPFPEEYPEYTNKKQFITYLENYANKFNIKPHFNECVQSAKYDEACNIWRVKTVSAMGYAQAETEYICRMLVVASGENAEGIVPKIDGLQDFSGEVIHVKDYKSGQKYTGKKVLVVGCGNSGMEVSLDLSNHNAKPSMVVRSSVHVLPREILGKSTFDVAMILMKWLPLWLVDKLMLIFAWLILGSTQKHGIKRPSLGPIQLKQKHGKTPVLDIGAFERIRSGHIKIVPGIKKFHKTSVEFINGEFLEIDSVVLATGYYSNVPYWLEENELFGENGFPKKESPNGWKGKGGLYAAGFTRRGLAGVSIDAIKIAQDIGNVWIKELNQTKKKVHTHGRCISTF from the exons ATGTTTGATCTTTCAGAACATAGTTTACCAAGTCGTCGTTGCATCTGGGTTAACGGTCCGGTCATAGTTGGGGCGGGCCCACCAGGGCTCGCCGTTGCTGCTTGTCTTAGGGAACAAGGCATTCCTTTCGTCATAGTCGAAAGAGCTGACTGCATTGCCTCCCTTTGGCAAAAATGCACCTATGATCGCCTAAAACTTCACCTCCCAAAAAAATTCTGCCAACTTCCAAAATTACCCTTTCCCGAAGAATATCCCGAATACACTAATAAAAAGCAATTCATTACTTATCTCGAAAATTATGCCAATAAATTCAACATCAAGCCACATTTCAACGAATGTGTCCAATCCGCAAAATATGACGAGGCATGCAACATCTGGCGTGTTAAAACCGTCTCGGCTATGGGCTATGCCCAGGCCGAGACAGAATATATATGTCGGATGCTAGTAGTAGCATCCGGAGAAAACGCTGAAGGGATAGTACCTAAAATAGATGGCCTACAAGACTTCTCCGGTGAAGTCATCCATGTAAAAGACTACAAGTCTGGCCAAAAATACACCGGAAAGAAGGTTTTGGTCGTCGGTTGTGGGAATTCCGGTATGGAAGTCTCTCTTGATCTTTCAAACCACAATGCCAAGCCATCAATGGTGGTCAGAAGCTCA GTTCATGTATTACCAAGAGAAATACTCGGGAAATCTACGTTTGATGTAGCCATGATATTAATGAAATGGCTACCATTGTGGCTAGTTGATAAACTTATGTTAATTTTTGCATGGTTAATCCTTGGAAGCACACAAAAACATGGAATCAAAAGACCATCTTTAGGCCCAATAcaactaaaacaaaaacatgGGAAAACTCCTGTTCTTGATATAGGTGCATTCGAAAGGATTCGGTCTGGTCACATCAAAATTGTGCCAGGAATCAAGAAATTTCACAAGACTTCAGTTGAGTTCATCAATGGCGAATTTCTTGAAATTGATTCGGTTGTTCTAGCAACCGGGTATTATAGCAATGTGCCTTACTGGCTTGAG GAGAATGAATTATTTGGAGAAAATGGCTTTCCAAAAAAAGAAAGTCCAAATGGATGGAAAGGAAAAGGAGGATTGTATGCAGCAGGGTTTACAAGAAGAGGGCTTGCTGGTGTATCTATAGATGCAATAAAAATAGCACAAGATATTGGGAATGTTTGGATAAAAGAATTGAATCAGACCAAAAAAAAGGTTCATACTCATGGAAGATGCATTTCAACTTTCTAA
- the LOC122608265 gene encoding LOW QUALITY PROTEIN: myosin-6-like (The sequence of the model RefSeq protein was modified relative to this genomic sequence to represent the inferred CDS: substituted 1 base at 1 genomic stop codon), with the protein MTKLAYLHEPGVLNNLRSRYDINEIYVSDRNFSFSPFLXTTYTGSILIAVNPFTRLPHLYDSHMMAQYKGATFGELSPHPFAVADAAYRVMMNEGISQSILVSGESGAGKTESTKQLMRYLAYMGGRAASEGRSVEQKVLESNPVLEAFGNAKTVRNNNSSRFGKFVEIQFDEKGRISGAAIRTYLLERSRVCQLSDPERNYHCFYMLCAAPPEVVQRFKLGDPKTFHYLNQSNCYQIDGLDEAKEYIATLNAMDVVGISSQEQDAIFRVVAAILHLGNIEFAKGEEIDSSMPKDEKSLFHLKTAAELFMCDVKALEDCLCKRVMATRDETITKWLDPESAAVSRDALAKVAYSRLFDWLVDKINNSIGQDSSSKYIIGVLDIYGFESFKTNSFEQFCINLTNEKLQQHFNQHVFKMEQEEYTKEEINWSYIEFIDNQDILDLIEKKPGGIIALLDEACMFPRSTHETFSQKLYQTFKNHKCFAKPKLARSDFTICHYAGDVTYQTELFLDKNKDYVIAEHQALLSASKCFFVSGLFPKSSEESSKSSKFSSIGTRFKQQLQQLLETLSSTEPHYIRCVKPNNLLKPAIFENQNVLQQLRCGGVLEAIRISCAGYPTRKAFDDFVDRFGILAPEILNRSTDEVAACKTLLEKIGLEGYQIGKTKVFLRAGQMAELDARRTEVLGRSATIIQRKVRSFMARKSFVLMRRSVLQIQSVCRGQLARQVFESMRREASCLRIQRELRMHLARKVYNELCFSALSIQTGLRGMAARNELRYRRQTKAAIIVQSHFRKFLARLQFKKFKKAAITTQCAWRGKVARGELRKLKMAAKETGALQAAKNKLEKQVEDLTWRLQLEKRIRADLEEAKTQENGKLQSALQDMEIQLKETKELLMKERETTKAIAEVPLIQEVPVVDHELMNKLTAENEKLMDLVTSLEKKMGDTEKRYEETNKLSEERLKQALEAETKIIQLKTAMQSLQEKVSDMTSENQILRHQVFSSPIKGVPESFHTQETKEPDTPAMSLVTKSHSKPKKPPVDNQQEHIDALIECVMKDTGFSQGKPVAAFTIYKCLIHWKSFESEKTSAFDRLIQMIGSAIENQDNNDHLAYWLSNTSTLLFLIQRSLKPDGASSAQKPPTPTSLFGRMMGFRSSSISVAAAAAALEVVRQVEAKYPALLFKQQLTAYVEKMYGIIRDNLKRELGSLIALCIQAPRTSKAVLRSGRSFGKDSQSNHWQGIVDCLNTLLNTLKENFVPPIIVQKIFTQVFSYINMQLLNSLLLRRECCTFSNGEYVKAGLAELEMWCSQVKEEYAGSAWDELKHIRQAVGFLVIHQKYRISYDDITNDLCPVLSVQQLYRICTLYWDDNYNTRSVSQDVISSMRVLMTEDSNTAVANSFLLDDNSSIPFSVDDLSTSLQVKDFSDVKPAVELVKNPAFLFLL; encoded by the exons ATGACAAAGTTGGCATATTTGCATGAACCCGGGGTTCTAAATAACTTGCGTTCTAGATATGACATTAATGAGATATATGTGAGTGATCGGAATTTCTCTTTTTCTCCCTTCCTATAAACA ACATATACAGGGAGCATATTGATAGCTGTAAATCCTTTCACACGATTACCGCATTTGTATGATAGCCATATGATGGCGCAGTATAAAGGTGCGACATTTGGGGAGTTGAGTCCCCACCCTTTTGCCGTTGCTGATGCTGCATACAG AGTTATGATGAATGAAGGTATAAGCCAGTCGATATTAGTTAGTGGAGAGAGCGGAGCTGGTAAAACAGAAAGCACAAAACAGCTAATGCGCTATCTTGCTTACATGGGAGGTAGAGCTGCATCTGAGGGGAGGAGTGTCGAGCAGAAAGTCTTGGAG TCCAACCCTGTACTAGAAGcttttggtaatgcaaaaactGTGAGAAACAATAACTCAAG TCGTTTTGGAAAGTTTGTGGAGATTCAATTTGATGAAAAGGGAAGGATTTCAGGCGCTGCTATTAGAACATACTTACTGGAAAGGTCTCGTGTTTGTCAGCTATCAGATCCCGAGAGGAATTATCATTGCTTCTACATGCTTTGTGCCGCACCCCCTGAG GTTGTTCAAAGATTCAAATTGGGCGATCCAAAGACCTTCCATTATTTAAATCAGTCAAATTGCTACCAGATTGATGGTTTAGACGAAGCAAAAGAATATATTGCCACACTGAATGCAATGGATGTTGTAGGAATTAGTTCTCAAGAACAG GATGCAATTTTTAGAGTCGTGGCTGCAATTCTTCATCTGGGGAACATAGAATTTGCAAAGGGAGAGGAAATAGACTCGTCTATGCCTAAGGATGAAAAATCTCTGTTTCACTTAAAGACTGCTGCTGAGTTATTCAT GTGCGATGTGAAAGCTCTAGAAGATTGCCTATGCAAACGTGTCATGGCAACACGTGATGAGACCATCACGAAATGGTTGGATCCAGAATCTGCTGCTGTCAGCAGAGATGCTTTAGCAAAAGTTGCTTACTCGAGGCTATTTGACTG GCTCGTAGATAAGATCAATAATTCAATTGGTCAGGACTCAAGCTCAAAGTACATAATTGGAGTATTGGACATATATGGATTCGAGAGTTTCAAAACAAACAG CTTTGAGCAGTTTTGCATCAACTTGACAAACGAAAAACTTCAACAACATTTCAATCAG CATGTCTTCAAAATGGAGCAAGAAGAAtatacaaaagaagaaattaattGGAGCTACATCGAGTTTATTGATAATCAAGATATCCTAGATCTCATTGAGAAG AAACCGGGTGGCATTATAGCTCTTTTAGACGAGGCTTG TATGTTTCCCAGGTCAACACATGAAACATTCTCGCAGAAGTTGTACCAAACTTTTAAGAACCACAAGTGTTTTGCCAAACCAAAATTGGCACGCTCTGACTTCACGATTTGTCATTATGCTGGTGAT GTCACATATCAAACCGAGTTGTTTTTAGACAAAAACAAAGATTATGTCATTGCTGAACATCAGGCCCTCTTGAGTGCATCAAAATGTTTCTTTGTGTCTGGATTGTTCCCAAAGTCATCTGAAGAGTCCTCTAAGTCATCAAAGTTCTCCTCAATCGGTACACGTTTCAAG CAACAGCTGCAACAATTGCTTGAAACTTTGAGCTCAACTGAGCCTCATTATATTCGTTGCGTAAAACCTAACAATCTTCTTAAGCCTGCtatttttgaaaaccaaaatgtTCTACAGCAACTGCGATGTGGG GGAGTATTGGAGGCAATTAGGATCAGTTGTGCTGGGTACCCCACTAGAAAAGCATTTGACGATTTCGTGGATAGGTTTGGCATCCTGGCTCCTGAAATTTTGAATAGAAG TACGGATGAAGTTGCTGCGTGCAAGACGCTTTTGGAGAAAATTGGACTCGAAGGCTATCAG ATTGGGAAAACAAAGGTGTTTCTAAGGGCCGGTCAAATGGCAGAGCTGGATGCTCGCCGAACTGAAGTTTTAGGAAGATCAGCTACTATTATTCAAAGGAAAGTTCGTTCTTTTATGGCCCGAAAAAGTTTTGTATTGATGCGTCGTTCTGTCTTGCAAATTCAATCTGTCTGCCGAG GACAACTTGCTCGACAAGTTTTTGAGAGCATGCGTAGAGAAGCTTCTTGTTTGCGGATTCAGAGAGAGTTGCGGATGCATCTTGCTAGAAAAGTTTACAATGAATTATGTTTCTCTGCTCTTTCTATCCAAACAGGTTTACGAGGAATGGCTGCACGTAATGAGCTTCGTTATCGAAGGCAGACAAAAGCAGCAATCATCGTTCAG AGCCATTTTCGCAAGTTCTTGGCCCGCTTGCAGTTCAAGAAGTTTAAGAAAGCTGCAATTACTACACAATGTGCATGGAGAGGAAAAGTTGCCCGTGGTGAACTTCGGAAGCTTAAGATG GCTGCAAAAGAGACTGGTGCTTTACAAGCTGCAAAAAATAAACTAGAAAAGCAAGTTGAAGATCTTACTTGGCGACTACAGCTGGAGAAGCGCATAAGG GCTGACCTGGAAGAAGCCAAAACGCAAGAAAATGGGAAATTACAATCTGCTTTGCAAGATATGGAAATTCAGCTAAAAGAAACTAAAGAACTGCTCATGAAGGAACGTGAAACCACTAAGGCAATAGCAGAAGTTCCACTCATCCAGGAGGTCCCAGTTGTGGACCATGAACTCATGAATAAGCTTACTGCTGAAAACGAGAAACTCATG GATTTAGTTACTTCCCTGGAGAAGAAAATGGGTGATACCGAGAAGAGATACGAAGAGACAAACAAACTCAGTGAGGAGAGGTTGAAGCAAGCTTTAGAGGCTGAGACGAAAATTATCCAGTTAAAGACTGCTATGCAGAG TCTTCAAGAAAAGGTTTCTGACATGACATCTGAGAACCAAATTCTTCGACATCAAGTATTTTCGTCACCTATTAAAGGCGTTCCAGAATCCTTTCATACTCAAGAAACTAAA GAGCCCGATACACCTGCTATGAGTTTGGTGACTAAATCTCACAGCAAGCCTAAAAAACCTCCAGTTGATAATCAACAA GAGCACATTGACGCCCTTATAGAGTGTGTcatgaaagacactggattcaGTCAAGGCAAACCTGTTGCAGCTTTTACCATCTACAAATGCCTTATTCATTGGAAATCTTTTGAATCTGAAAAAACTAGTGCATTTGACCGACTTATTCAGATGATTGGTTCAGCAATTGAG AATCAAGATAATAATGATCATTTAGCATATTGGTTATCAAATACGTCCACTTTGTTGTTCTTAATCCAAAGAAGTTTAAAACCCGATGGTGCAAGTTCAGCTCAGAAACCACCAACTCCAACTTCACTATTTGGAAGAATGATG GGATTCCGTTCATCTTCTATAAGCGTTGCTGCGGCTGCAGCTGCACTTGAGGTAGTACGTCAAGTTGAAGCCAAATATCCAGCTTTACTTTTCAAGCAGCAACTTACAGCATATGTAGAGAAAATGTATGGCATTATTCGTGACAACTTGAAAAGGGAGTTGGGGTCATTGATTGCCTTGTGTATTCAG GCTCCACGAACATCCAAGGCAGTGCTAAGATCTGGACGGTCCTTCGGCAAAGATTCTCAATCCAATCACTGGCAAGGCATTGTTGATTGTCTCAACACTCTTCTAAACACATTGAAAGAAAACTTT GTGCCTCCCATAATTGTTCAGAAGATATTTACTCAAGTTTTCTCATATATCAATATGCAGCTCCTTAACAG TCTTCTTCTGCGCCGGGAGTGTTGTACCTTCAGCAATGGGGAATATGTGAAAGCTGGGTTAGCcgagttggagatgtggtgtTCTCAAGTAAAAGAAGAG TATGCAGGGTCAGCTTGGGATGAACTTAAGCATATTAGACAGGCTGTTGGGTTCTTG GTTATACATCAGAAGTATAGGATATCATACGATGATATCACCAACGATCTGTGCCCT GTTTTAAGTGTCCAGCAACTGTATAGAATATGCACTCTTTATTGGGACGATAATTACAACACTCGAAGTGTATCCCAAGAC GTTATTTCAAGCATGAGGGTACTGATGACAGAGGACTCCAACACGGCTGTCGCTAATTCCTTTCTGCTAGATGATAATTCCAG CATACCTTTCTCGGTTGATGACCTCTCTACTTCCCTCCAAGTTAAAGACTTCTCAGACGTGAAACCTGCTGTAGAACTTGTCAAGAATCCGGCCTTTCTGTTTTTACTATAG
- the LOC122609358 gene encoding putative F-box/LRR-repeat protein 23 → MSSSSSSSSSSNSNEQNRDWLDLPSDVTANILQRLGVPDIIQNAQRVCTVWRRICKHDPAMNILFTLLTKSVFRLWRTRQIRRLELVFHHGDVQSIPLMRYSFLEELNLYSTGVYTKKEFIETAGRYCTMLKTLKVNKSPFKGYSIGDANEIAIAIGENLHELRHLELIGSCMHNNGLQAILDGCHRLETLDLRKCILINLYEDLGRRCLEQIGSVKLPNDSLEDSPYSYIHKVDPRELYLYEDDYYEPMSPELYDGYISQ, encoded by the exons atgtcatcatcttcttcttcttcttcttcttcaaattcaAATGAACAAAACAGGGATTGGCTGGATCTCCCATCTGATGTAACGGCTAACATACTTCAGAGACTTGGTGTGCCTGACATAATTCAGAATGCCCAGAGAGTGTGCACCGTTTGGCGTAGAATTTGCAAACACGATCCTGCTAT GAATATATTATTTACATTACTAACTAAGTCCGTCTTTAGGCTTTGGCGGACAAGGCAGATCAGGCGTCTTGAACTTGTATTTCATCATGGTGATGTGCAAAGTATACCTTTAATGAGATATTCATTTTTGGAGGAACTCAATCTATACTCAACTGGAGTGTACACGAAAAAGGAGTTTATTGAAACTGCGGGTCGCTATTGCACCATGCTTAAGACGCTAAAAGTGAATAAGTCACCCTTTAAAGGTTATTCGATTGGAGATGCTAATGAGATCGCGATAGCTATTGGGGAAAACTTACATGAGTTAAGGCATCTTGAACTCATTGGAAGTTGTATGCACAATAATGGGTTGCAGGCGATTCTTGATGGTTGTCATCGCCTTGAAACACTGGACTTGCGTAAATGTATTCTCATTAATCTCTATGAAGATCTGGGGAGACGATGTTTAGAACAGATTGGAAGTGTAAAGCTGCCTAATGATTCTCTTGAAGACAGTCCATATAGCTATATCCATAAAGTTGACCCTCGGGAGCTATATCTATATGAAGATGATTATTATGAACCTATGTCTCCTGAACTATATGATGGATACATTAGTCAGTAA